The following coding sequences are from one Clostridioides difficile ATCC 9689 = DSM 1296 window:
- the proC gene encoding pyrroline-5-carboxylate reductase codes for MKKIGFIGAGNMASAMIGGIVNSKLVEPNMVIASAYSQGTLDRIDANFGINTTKDSKEVTRTSDIVIVAVKPDIYDDILEEIKDFIDDNKIIVTIAAGKSIKDIESIIGEDKKIVRTMPNTPALVNEAMSSLSINKNINKEDLEAVTEVFNSFGNTEVVPEYLIEAVIGASGSAPAYVFLFIEAIADAAVIAGMPRPQAYKFASQAVMGSAKMVLETGKHPGELKDMVCSPGGTTIEAVKVLEEEGFRASVIKAICACIEKSKKMSE; via the coding sequence GTGAAAAAAATTGGATTCATAGGTGCAGGAAATATGGCAAGCGCTATGATAGGGGGAATAGTAAATTCAAAATTAGTTGAACCTAATATGGTTATAGCATCAGCATATAGTCAAGGAACTCTCGATAGAATAGATGCAAATTTTGGAATAAATACTACAAAAGACTCGAAGGAAGTAACTAGAACCTCTGATATAGTAATTGTAGCTGTTAAACCAGATATATATGATGATATTTTGGAAGAGATAAAAGACTTTATAGATGACAATAAAATTATAGTTACAATAGCAGCAGGAAAATCTATAAAAGATATAGAGTCTATTATAGGAGAAGATAAAAAAATAGTTAGAACTATGCCAAATACTCCAGCTCTTGTAAATGAAGCCATGTCTTCTCTTTCTATAAATAAAAATATAAACAAAGAAGACTTAGAAGCAGTTACAGAAGTATTTAATTCTTTTGGAAATACTGAGGTAGTACCAGAGTATCTTATAGAAGCTGTAATTGGTGCAAGTGGTTCTGCACCAGCATATGTATTTTTATTTATAGAAGCTATAGCAGATGCAGCAGTAATTGCAGGAATGCCAAGACCACAAGCATATAAGTTTGCATCACAGGCTGTTATGGGTTCTGCAAAAATGGTACTTGAGACAGGAAAACATCCTGGTGAATTAAAAGATATGGTATGTTCACCTGGTGGAACTACTATAGAAGCAGTTAAAGTACTTGAAGAAGAAGGTTTTAGAGCTTCTGTGATAAAAGCAATATGTGCATGTATAGAAAAATCTAAAAAAATGAGTGAGTAA
- a CDS encoding XRE family transcriptional regulator, with product MVLNKDIGAKIKQLRTQKQMTLKDMSEKTNLSIGFLSQLERGLTSVATDSLGKIASVLDVELTYFFMKPKEHKRAVLRSYEKEVFDVENSTFIHYHLSSSLKEKTMLPRLIEILPSKSSEEICCYVHEGEEFVYVLEGTLTVFLGDEQIKMYPGDTIHYNSEKNNHNWVNYTNKVVKILVVSIPNPFEKSDAVKEA from the coding sequence ATGGTTTTGAATAAGGACATAGGAGCAAAAATAAAGCAACTCAGAACTCAAAAGCAAATGACGTTGAAGGATATGAGTGAAAAAACAAACTTGTCAATTGGTTTTTTATCACAACTTGAAAGAGGATTAACAAGTGTGGCAACAGATTCCTTAGGAAAAATAGCAAGTGTACTAGATGTAGAATTAACTTACTTTTTTATGAAGCCAAAAGAGCATAAAAGAGCTGTATTAAGAAGTTATGAAAAAGAAGTATTTGATGTAGAAAACTCAACATTTATACATTATCATTTATCATCTAGTTTAAAGGAAAAAACAATGCTACCAAGATTAATTGAAATTCTTCCAAGTAAGAGTAGTGAGGAAATTTGTTGTTACGTACATGAAGGTGAGGAGTTTGTGTATGTATTAGAGGGTACTCTTACAGTGTTTTTGGGAGATGAACAAATAAAAATGTATCCAGGAGACACAATACACTATAATAGTGAAAAGAACAATCATAATTGGGTCAACTATACTAATAAGGTAGTGAAAATTTTGGTAGTAAGTATACCAAATCCATTTGAAAAGTCTGATGCAGTTAAAGAAGCTTAA
- a CDS encoding DUF1002 domain-containing protein, with the protein MKFKKQISSIVVSTMLVLGSMNLSYADGTNVVTLGANLSESQKQQMLNYFGVKKDQVLVLDVTNAEERQYLQGVATEGQLGKVTISCSYVEPTKKGNGINVKTANLTWVTSSMIASTLTTAGLEDANVIAAAPYPVSGTGALTGIMKAFEDASGKKLDETKKEIASEELVVTGDLGDDIGQEKATGVMNDIKTEIVKNGTKDTNQIANTINNVVNNYNITITPEQKEQIKGVMKKIADQNYDYNSMKNTLDNVSDNVNEQLKKLGESVKGSGILDTIGGWFSGIGDWFSGLFSGGDKKDLGILNNTNDESLGSDAVINSTEGVQINPQNNTNSNNDSDTNSSKNDTSSNNENNDSSQTNENNTTNNSENQSNNNDSVGFFEKIKNWLSGLF; encoded by the coding sequence ATGAAGTTTAAAAAACAAATTAGTTCTATTGTTGTGTCTACTATGCTTGTACTTGGGAGTATGAACCTTTCTTATGCAGACGGTACAAATGTAGTTACACTTGGAGCTAACTTATCAGAGTCTCAAAAGCAGCAAATGCTTAATTACTTTGGAGTAAAAAAAGACCAAGTCTTAGTTTTAGATGTAACAAATGCAGAAGAAAGACAGTATTTACAAGGTGTTGCAACAGAGGGTCAACTTGGAAAAGTTACTATCTCTTGCTCATACGTTGAACCTACTAAAAAAGGAAATGGAATTAATGTTAAAACAGCAAACTTAACTTGGGTAACTAGTTCAATGATTGCTTCAACCCTTACAACAGCTGGTCTTGAAGATGCAAATGTTATTGCTGCTGCTCCATATCCTGTAAGTGGTACTGGAGCATTGACAGGAATCATGAAAGCATTTGAGGATGCTTCAGGAAAGAAACTTGATGAAACTAAGAAAGAAATTGCTTCTGAAGAATTGGTAGTTACAGGTGACTTAGGAGATGATATAGGGCAAGAAAAAGCAACAGGTGTAATGAATGATATAAAAACAGAAATTGTAAAGAATGGTACAAAAGATACCAATCAAATAGCAAATACAATAAATAATGTTGTAAATAATTACAATATTACTATTACACCAGAACAAAAAGAACAAATTAAAGGTGTAATGAAAAAAATAGCTGACCAAAATTACGATTACAATAGCATGAAAAATACACTAGATAATGTATCAGATAATGTAAATGAACAATTAAAGAAATTAGGTGAAAGTGTTAAGGGTTCTGGTATACTAGATACTATTGGTGGATGGTTTAGTGGAATAGGAGACTGGTTCTCTGGTTTATTCTCAGGCGGAGATAAAAAAGATTTGGGAATCTTAAATAACACTAATGATGAGTCTCTTGGCTCTGATGCTGTAATAAATTCTACAGAAGGTGTTCAAATAAATCCACAAAATAATACTAATTCTAACAATGATAGTGATACAAATAGCTCAAAAAATGATACTTCAAGTAATAATGAAAATAACGATAGTTCTCAAACAAATGAAAACAACACAACAAATAATTCAGAAAATCAATCAAATAATAATGACTCAGTTGGTTTCTTTGAAAAAATAAAAAATTGGCTTTCAGGCTTATTTTAG
- a CDS encoding sensor histidine kinase, giving the protein MESKGTLSKNKVYILANGLFLVIALLNINLYTVSINMYRIILLWIFGYSIVYISSFKTDEFINILKVGCLVLVFVSILGVVNLKIQKFQIVLLNLSIINMSTFIYLTISKVKKLRISPILIFYSAFVILDYFIRNIFSDINWNMIIILINICISMFNLLYLLNKLDSNIEHYKLIKDLTYFVFFTTIICFVAISKINIVDSDRLIGVIYLLLCNHTYYVYVYSLNNRVVYPYYELDSINKKLSKKSEQLGKINLAIEKDMIIQRTLKNYIDQRKELLRQALDTIPNVWIVTDYDFNISYTNNKFKDEFSKDMNNYYKILTFIKEDEKVAEKLKKFDNDISIIDKLVELNDKIYLLSLSNNKDESNYLISLNDITNEIKIDEEIRNINKDYENIILNIPSPILVRSAEGGIKKNKVISINKKYEKSFKCVSSDLVDMTLEQYFETFNIDFFDNREFKRLNLTQEKKAEIVSYNDTANCIVNFVMSDSEGEEHVEEVRVGDYWSDNKLFKLLTFRDITKEINILRTVNEQKIIYEKLLDVIPEAIFLEDLSTSRVLYTNRAFRELFGISSDVLGVTTQKYRNILVKKYINNLNIGEREKSIHIVNENNHIKEVKMISRTLYFGQKRSRVRIIKDLSVQRESERLKKALIKQRQYDQMKMEFYANISHELKTPLNNIYSSVQLIENLYKKGKIIDFQDILKEHIKITKQNMFRLLRLIDNIINISQVKSDIYKIKAVNFDIIDITERIVTSISSYAKSKGIDLIFDTDEETVMVGLDPESIERIILNILSNAIKFTLEGGEILVGIYKKDETVEIIIKDTGVGIDKEKLNDIFNRFKQIENSGISNEFGSGIGLCLTKSLIEIQNGKIYIDSKVGEGTNVKVIFPIKEVVEEVYDNSNYNDNIEKFEIEFFDIYK; this is encoded by the coding sequence ATGGAATCTAAAGGAACTTTAAGTAAGAATAAGGTCTATATACTAGCTAATGGGTTATTTTTGGTTATTGCACTTTTAAATATAAATTTGTATACAGTTTCTATAAATATGTATAGAATAATTTTACTTTGGATATTTGGATATTCTATAGTTTATATAAGTAGCTTTAAAACGGATGAATTTATAAATATATTGAAAGTAGGGTGTCTTGTATTAGTTTTTGTAAGTATTTTAGGAGTAGTAAATTTAAAAATTCAAAAATTCCAAATTGTATTGCTTAACTTAAGCATAATTAATATGTCTACTTTTATATACTTAACCATTTCTAAAGTAAAAAAACTAAGAATAAGCCCAATACTAATTTTTTATAGTGCTTTTGTGATATTAGATTACTTTATAAGAAATATTTTTAGTGATATTAACTGGAATATGATTATTATATTAATTAATATTTGTATATCTATGTTTAATTTACTATATTTGTTGAATAAACTTGATAGTAACATTGAGCACTATAAGTTAATAAAAGATTTAACATATTTTGTTTTTTTTACAACTATTATATGTTTTGTAGCAATTTCTAAGATTAATATAGTAGATTCAGATAGATTAATAGGAGTAATATATTTACTATTATGTAACCATACTTATTATGTATATGTATACAGTCTTAATAATAGAGTAGTGTATCCATATTATGAACTTGATTCAATCAATAAAAAATTAAGTAAAAAGTCAGAGCAATTAGGAAAGATAAATTTAGCAATAGAAAAGGATATGATTATACAAAGAACATTAAAAAACTACATAGACCAGAGAAAAGAATTACTTAGACAAGCTCTGGATACAATACCAAATGTATGGATAGTAACAGACTATGATTTTAATATAAGTTACACAAATAATAAATTTAAAGATGAATTTTCAAAGGATATGAATAATTATTATAAAATATTAACTTTTATAAAGGAAGATGAAAAAGTTGCTGAAAAATTGAAGAAATTTGATAACGATATAAGTATAATTGATAAACTGGTAGAGTTAAATGATAAAATTTATTTGTTAAGTTTAAGTAATAATAAAGATGAAAGCAATTACTTAATAAGTTTAAATGATATTACAAATGAAATCAAAATAGATGAAGAAATAAGAAATATAAATAAAGACTATGAAAACATTATACTAAATATTCCATCTCCTATACTTGTAAGAAGTGCTGAAGGTGGCATAAAGAAGAATAAGGTAATAAGTATAAATAAAAAATATGAAAAGAGTTTTAAATGTGTTTCAAGTGATTTAGTCGATATGACATTAGAACAATATTTTGAAACTTTTAACATAGATTTCTTTGACAATAGGGAGTTTAAAAGATTAAATCTAACACAAGAAAAGAAAGCTGAAATAGTAAGTTACAATGACACAGCAAACTGTATAGTTAATTTTGTGATGTCTGACTCAGAAGGTGAAGAGCATGTTGAAGAAGTTAGAGTTGGAGACTATTGGTCAGATAATAAACTCTTTAAATTGCTTACATTTAGAGATATAACTAAAGAGATAAATATTCTTAGAACAGTAAATGAACAAAAAATAATATATGAAAAATTACTGGATGTTATACCAGAGGCTATTTTTCTTGAGGATTTAAGTACATCAAGAGTACTATATACAAATAGAGCATTTAGAGAGTTGTTCGGAATTTCTAGTGATGTATTAGGAGTTACAACACAAAAATATAGAAATATATTAGTAAAAAAATACATAAACAATTTAAATATAGGAGAAAGAGAGAAGAGTATCCATATAGTAAATGAAAATAATCACATTAAAGAAGTAAAAATGATATCAAGAACATTATACTTTGGACAGAAAAGAAGTAGAGTGAGAATTATTAAAGATTTAAGTGTGCAAAGAGAGTCTGAAAGACTTAAAAAAGCATTAATAAAACAAAGACAGTATGACCAAATGAAGATGGAGTTTTATGCTAATATATCTCATGAACTTAAGACACCTTTAAATAATATATATAGTTCAGTTCAACTTATTGAAAACCTTTATAAAAAAGGAAAAATAATTGATTTTCAGGATATACTAAAAGAACATATAAAAATAACTAAACAAAATATGTTTAGATTATTGAGATTAATAGATAATATAATAAATATTTCTCAAGTTAAGTCAGACATATATAAGATTAAAGCAGTTAATTTTGATATTATTGACATAACAGAAAGAATAGTTACATCTATTAGTAGTTATGCTAAGTCTAAAGGAATAGATTTAATTTTTGATACAGATGAAGAAACTGTTATGGTAGGGCTTGACCCAGAATCGATAGAAAGAATAATACTAAATATATTATCAAATGCTATAAAATTTACTTTAGAAGGAGGAGAAATCCTTGTAGGTATATATAAAAAAGACGAAACAGTAGAGATAATTATAAAAGATACTGGAGTGGGCATAGACAAAGAAAAATTAAATGATATATTTAATCGATTTAAACAAATTGAAAACAGTGGTATATCAAATGAATTTGGAAGTGGTATAGGTTTATGCCTTACAAAATCATTGATTGAAATTCAAAATGGGAAGATTTACATAGATAGTAAGGTAGGAGAAGGAACTAATGTAAAAGTTATATTCCCAATTAAAGAGGTTGTTGAAGAAGTATATGATAATTCAAATTACAATGATAATATTGAAAAGTTTGAGATAGAATTTTTTGATATATATAAATAA
- a CDS encoding lipid II flippase MurJ: MSKVAKATFYLMIVTIISKILGMGRELVLSSIYGTGLYTESYLTAMNIPNIIFAAIGTAIVTTFIPMYQDISSKQGEKQALKFLNNVLNIIVGICIVVAILGVIFSKQLVSIFAIGFEGERFLLTVKFTKILIKK, encoded by the coding sequence ATGAGCAAGGTAGCTAAAGCAACTTTTTATTTGATGATAGTTACTATAATCTCTAAGATTCTTGGAATGGGTAGAGAATTAGTATTATCATCAATTTATGGTACAGGCTTATATACAGAGAGTTATTTAACAGCTATGAATATACCAAATATTATATTTGCAGCAATAGGTACTGCTATAGTTACTACTTTTATTCCAATGTATCAAGATATAAGTAGTAAACAAGGTGAAAAGCAAGCACTAAAGTTTTTAAACAATGTTTTAAATATAATAGTTGGTATATGCATAGTTGTAGCTATATTAGGAGTTATTTTCTCAAAGCAACTTGTAAGTATATTTGCTATAGGATTTGAAGGAGAGAGGTTTTTACTTACCGTAAAATTTACTAAAATATTGATTAAAAAATAG
- a CDS encoding type I restriction enzyme HsdR N-terminal domain-containing protein codes for MSKELVKDRVIKYLIEDLLVPQDMIDTNVELAEFEEGAEGILDIVVNVKDEEDYYAPVMIVQCLDEDVELEGEVLQKQIEFLEEVDNITMSGRLVLTNGDAMMYADWRGEEYDTEAALPTYDIMVKEFHEMEQQAKDLEEHHHHDENCGCGCNHHHEN; via the coding sequence ATGTCAAAAGAATTAGTAAAAGATAGAGTAATAAAATATTTAATAGAAGATTTATTAGTACCTCAAGATATGATTGATACAAATGTTGAGTTGGCAGAATTTGAAGAAGGTGCAGAAGGAATTTTAGATATTGTTGTAAATGTTAAAGATGAAGAAGATTATTATGCACCTGTAATGATAGTGCAATGTTTAGATGAAGATGTGGAGTTAGAAGGAGAAGTTTTACAAAAACAAATAGAATTTTTAGAAGAAGTGGATAATATAACTATGTCAGGTAGATTGGTTTTAACTAATGGAGATGCTATGATGTACGCTGATTGGAGAGGGGAAGAATACGATACTGAGGCAGCTCTTCCAACTTATGATATAATGGTAAAAGAGTTTCATGAAATGGAACAACAGGCAAAAGATTTAGAAGAACATCATCACCATGATGAAAATTGTGGATGTGGATGTAATCATCATCATGAAAATTAA
- a CDS encoding sigma-70 family RNA polymerase sigma factor, whose translation MDTKKENNYENYICVGSSNVSNAMKMYLKEIEEYKMLSAGEEVELAKEIINSSSVAKEKFINSNYRLVVSIAKRYKRDSIDMLDLIQAGNIGLIKAVEKYDYKKGYKFSTYATWWIKQSITRYIDDCENTIRIPIHLHQRINFVKKKKQELLNVLLREPTIDEIADACGLEVDKVLELLRRDKNVVSLDTPLKEDEDSSLVEFIPSDADFKDVVIHEVEQHNLKEKIEELLTGLGEQEQQVLRMRFGIDDDDPKTLEQIGKVFGVTRERIRQIEAKAIRKLRHPSKLKQLKHFY comes from the coding sequence ATGGATACTAAAAAAGAAAATAATTATGAAAATTATATTTGTGTGGGTTCATCAAATGTATCAAATGCGATGAAAATGTATTTAAAGGAAATAGAGGAATACAAAATGTTGTCAGCAGGAGAAGAGGTAGAGCTGGCTAAGGAAATAATCAACTCATCTTCAGTAGCAAAAGAAAAATTTATAAATTCAAATTATAGGTTGGTAGTGAGCATAGCAAAGAGATATAAAAGAGATAGTATTGATATGTTGGATTTAATTCAAGCAGGAAATATAGGACTTATAAAAGCTGTAGAAAAGTACGATTATAAAAAAGGATACAAATTTAGCACTTATGCAACTTGGTGGATAAAACAAAGTATAACAAGATATATCGACGATTGCGAAAATACTATTAGGATACCTATACATCTTCATCAGAGAATAAATTTTGTAAAGAAAAAGAAACAAGAACTTTTAAATGTGTTATTAAGAGAGCCAACTATAGATGAGATTGCAGATGCATGTGGCTTAGAAGTTGACAAAGTGTTGGAATTATTAAGAAGAGATAAAAATGTTGTATCTTTGGATACTCCATTAAAAGAAGATGAGGATAGTAGTTTAGTTGAATTTATACCATCAGATGCTGATTTTAAAGATGTTGTAATACACGAAGTTGAACAGCATAATTTAAAAGAAAAGATAGAAGAACTACTTACAGGTCTTGGAGAGCAAGAACAGCAAGTTTTAAGAATGAGATTTGGAATTGATGATGATGACCCTAAAACACTAGAACAGATTGGAAAGGTATTTGGAGTTACCAGAGAACGAATAAGACAGATAGAAGCTAAAGCAATAAGAAAATTAAGACATCCAAGTAAGTTAAAACAATTAAAGCATTTTTATTAA
- a CDS encoding DNA-3-methyladenine glycosylase: MEKDFFRKNGIDLAKSILGKYLIRKYENKVIVTKIIETEAYMGVNDKGAHVYGNKKTDRTKPLYLDGGHIYVYLIYGMYNCLNLSANIENVPECVLIRGVEPITSLDEISMNRYNKAYTELSKYQVKNITNGPGKLCKALKIDRSLNSKSIMGEELYISDFYYDDKGKKVFSKDELDIKTSKRINIDYAEEAKDFLWRFYIE; this comes from the coding sequence TTGGAAAAGGATTTTTTTAGAAAAAATGGAATTGATTTAGCCAAATCAATATTAGGTAAATATCTAATAAGGAAATATGAAAATAAAGTAATTGTTACCAAAATCATAGAGACAGAAGCATACATGGGTGTAAATGATAAAGGAGCACATGTATATGGCAATAAAAAGACAGATAGAACTAAGCCATTATATTTAGATGGTGGACATATATATGTTTATTTAATTTATGGTATGTATAATTGCTTGAATTTATCTGCAAATATAGAAAATGTGCCAGAGTGTGTATTAATAAGAGGGGTAGAGCCTATAACTTCTTTAGATGAGATATCTATGAATAGATACAACAAAGCTTACACTGAGTTGAGTAAATATCAAGTAAAAAATATTACTAACGGACCAGGAAAACTTTGCAAAGCTTTAAAAATAGATAGAAGTCTAAATAGTAAGAGTATAATGGGTGAAGAATTATATATAAGTGATTTTTATTATGATGATAAAGGAAAAAAAGTATTTAGTAAGGATGAGTTAGATATAAAAACTAGTAAACGTATAAATATAGATTATGCAGAAGAAGCAAAAGATTTTTTATGGCGTTTTTATATAGAATAA